The following are encoded in a window of Mycolicibacterium tusciae JS617 genomic DNA:
- a CDS encoding HAD-IIA family hydrolase, with amino-acid sequence MTALVQEHDCLLLDLDGTVFRGHEATEGAVETLSTVNSRTLYVTNNASRSPAEVAQHLQELGFTAEPDDVVTSAQSAANLLAAQLPPGAAVLVIGTDALAAEIREAGLKPVRQASDQPVGVVQGHSPQTGWADLSEAALAIRSGALWVAANVDLTLPSERGLLPGNGSMVAALRAATNQEPQVAGKPHPTLMNDALARGTFSAPLVVGDRLDTDIAGAKAADLPSLMVLTGVSTAEDMIRATASERPDYLGPDLRSLYARADILRVGPHPAWRIDIGPSGVTIHATGRELGDPLSVVRATASAVWNASLDGQPFTISAGDDTARQALEPWSVLTPADRLA; translated from the coding sequence GTGACTGCGCTCGTGCAGGAACATGATTGCCTGCTGCTCGATCTCGACGGAACCGTCTTCCGTGGGCATGAAGCCACCGAAGGTGCGGTCGAAACACTGTCCACCGTCAACTCCCGCACGCTCTACGTCACCAATAACGCATCCCGCAGCCCAGCCGAGGTGGCCCAGCACCTCCAGGAACTGGGTTTCACGGCCGAACCAGACGACGTCGTCACCAGCGCCCAAAGCGCGGCGAACCTACTGGCGGCCCAATTGCCGCCCGGCGCAGCGGTTCTCGTCATCGGCACCGACGCGTTGGCCGCCGAGATACGGGAGGCTGGACTCAAACCCGTTCGGCAGGCCTCCGATCAGCCGGTTGGCGTCGTCCAGGGCCATTCCCCACAGACCGGCTGGGCTGACCTTTCCGAAGCGGCGTTGGCCATCCGAAGTGGTGCGCTCTGGGTCGCGGCCAACGTCGACCTGACATTGCCGTCCGAGCGAGGCCTGCTACCCGGGAACGGGTCGATGGTGGCGGCGCTGCGTGCGGCCACCAACCAGGAACCCCAAGTCGCAGGCAAACCACACCCGACGCTGATGAACGATGCGTTGGCGAGGGGCACGTTTTCCGCACCACTGGTCGTGGGGGACCGACTCGATACCGATATCGCCGGGGCCAAGGCCGCCGACCTGCCGAGTCTCATGGTGCTGACCGGTGTCAGCACCGCGGAGGACATGATCCGGGCGACGGCGTCGGAGCGGCCCGACTACCTCGGGCCCGATCTGCGCTCGCTCTATGCCCGCGCCGACATCCTTCGGGTCGGACCGCATCCCGCCTGGCGCATCGACATCGGCCCTTCCGGGGTGACCATTCATGCGACCGGAAGGGAGCTGGGAGACCCGCTCTCGGTCGTCCGCGCCACCGCCAGCGCGGTCTGGAATGCGAGCCTCGACGGCCAGCCCTTCACGATTTCCGCGGGCGACGACACCGCGCGACAGGCCCTGGAGCCATGGTCCGTACTCACCCCCGCCGATCGGCTAGCGTGA
- a CDS encoding tetratricopeptide repeat protein, protein MVQDGKGDNRGRDPRRSPPRSSGPNRARRAQPKHPDEGSRDDGPPIAADIEAKQLAPEIRGELTTLDKHTADTVARHLVAAGLLLDEDPETALAHARAARARSGRIAAVREAVGIAAYHCGDWTQALAELRAARRMGSKSPLLPLIADCERGVGRPERAIELARSPEAAQLIGDDADELRIVAAGARSDLGQHEQALAILSSPQLDKKRTGQTAARLFYVYAETLLTLGRREEALQWFINATAADVEGLTDAEDRVTELS, encoded by the coding sequence GTGGTCCAGGACGGAAAAGGCGACAACCGCGGGCGCGACCCCCGTCGTTCGCCTCCGCGCTCGTCGGGTCCTAATCGGGCCCGTCGGGCTCAGCCGAAGCACCCGGACGAGGGGTCGCGCGACGACGGCCCGCCAATCGCCGCCGACATCGAAGCCAAGCAGCTGGCGCCCGAAATTCGCGGCGAGCTCACGACTTTGGATAAACACACCGCCGACACGGTCGCCCGCCACTTGGTGGCCGCCGGCCTGCTGCTCGACGAGGATCCCGAAACCGCACTGGCTCACGCCCGCGCGGCACGTGCCCGGTCCGGACGCATCGCCGCGGTCCGCGAGGCCGTCGGAATCGCCGCGTACCACTGCGGCGACTGGACGCAGGCGTTGGCTGAACTGCGGGCGGCCCGCCGAATGGGCAGCAAGTCACCCTTGCTTCCGCTCATCGCAGACTGCGAGCGCGGGGTGGGACGTCCGGAACGGGCCATCGAGCTGGCCCGCAGCCCCGAAGCTGCCCAGCTCATCGGGGATGATGCCGACGAGCTGCGAATCGTCGCGGCGGGCGCTCGCTCCGACCTCGGTCAGCATGAGCAGGCCCTCGCGATTCTGTCCTCGCCGCAACTGGACAAGAAGCGAACGGGCCAGACCGCCGCCCGTCTCTTCTACGTCTACGCCGAGACACTGCTGACACTCGGGCGACGCGAGGAGGCCCTGCAGTGGTTTATCAACGCCACTGCTGCCGATGTCGAAGGACTGACCGACGCCGAGGACCGCGTCACGGAGCTGAGCTGA